Proteins from one Chaetodon auriga isolate fChaAug3 chromosome 19, fChaAug3.hap1, whole genome shotgun sequence genomic window:
- the rasgrf2a gene encoding ras-specific guanine nucleotide-releasing factor 2 isoform X2: MQKGVRYNEGHALYLSVVARKEGTKRGFLSKKTTENSRWTEKYFALYQNVLFYFENDQSTRPSGIYLLEGCTCERAPAPKVSAISKEPMEKQQHYFLVVFGHDGQKPLELRTEEESDCNEWVEFIQQASYSDIIIEREILMQKYIHLVQIMETEKVAANQLRTQLEDQDTEIERLKAEIVVLNKTKERMQPHQSNQEEEDPDIKKIKKVQSFMRGWLCRRKWKIIVQDYICSPHAESMRKRNQIVFNMVEAETEYVHQLSILVNCFLRPLRMAASSKKPPISHDDVSSIFLNSETIMFLHEIFHQGLKARIANWPTLVLADLFDILLPMLNIYQEFVRNHQYSLQVLANCKQNRDFDKLLKQYESNAACEGRMLETFLTYPMFQIPRYIITLHELLAHTPHEHVERKSLEFAKSKLEELSKMMHDEVSDTENIRKNLAIERMIVEGCDILLDTSQTFVRQGSLIQLPSSSERGMLSKVRLGSLSLRKEGERQCFLFTKHFLICTRTSGGKLHLLKQGGTLSLIECTLIEELDASDEDYNAAGQGFNHLEFKIVVEPPDGQSFSVVLLAPSRQEKAAWTSDISQCIDNIRCNGLMTSVFEENSKVSVPHMIKSDARLHKDDVDICFSKTLNSCKVPQIRYASVERLLERLTDLRFLSIDFLNTFLHTYRIFTTAAVVIDKLADIYKKPFTSIPVRIEQHSCDRLSIMSLCPDYSLKITQLALDQSKSLELFFATNQGSWGTDPLNNKSPRLCRKFSSPPPLSIPSRTSSPVHCRKLSLSSPISGKAGALDLSTTPSSSAANSPTSSHSPSISSPPPGSTRPPSGFSSPPPTATRSPSLPQASGVSSPPPICTKAPLDLSRGPSSPELSPAAGEDVSGELPRLDAFCGKLRRSIRRAVLESVSLDKFIPESPSISEPGDMSPCRSPSTPRHLRYRQTGVTSGENSRCTMSPASAFAIATAAAGHSSSQGFSNSEKACDKEFIIRRAATNRVLNVLRHWVSKHSQDFDMNGELKMGVIGLLEEVLRDPDLLPQERKATTNILSALSQEEQDDAQLKIEDILQMAESPKAECFESLSAMELAEQITLLDHIVFRSIPYEEFLGQGWMKVDKSERTPYIMKTSQHFNDMSNLVASQIMTHTDVGSRASSIEKWLAVADICRCLNNYNGVLEITSALNRSAIYRLKKTWAKVCKQTKALMDRLQKTVSSEGRFKNLRETLKNCNPPCVPYLGMYLTDLAFIEEGTPNFTEEGLVNFSKMRMISHIIREIRQFQQAPYRIEHQPKVTQFLLDKTLVMDEDTLYELSLKIEPRVPPG; encoded by the exons ATGCAGAAGGGCGTGCGGTACAATGAGGGCCACGCTCTGTATCTGTCGGTGGTTGCGCGTAAAGAGGGCACCAAGCGCGGCTTCCTGAGCAAGAAGACCACGGAGAACAGCCGCTGGACCGAGAAGTACTTCGCTCTCTACCAGAACGTGCTCTTCTACTTCGAGAACGACCAGAGCACGAGGCCCTCCGGGATATACCTGCTGGAGGGATGCACATGCGAGCGGGCACCTGCGCCCAAGGTCTCCGCCATCAGCAAGGAGCCCATGGAGAAACAGCAG cattacTTCCTGGTCGTTTTTGGCCACGATGGACAGAAACCTTTGGAGCTCCGGACGGAGGAGGAGTCGGACTGCAACGAGTGGGTGGAGTTCATCCAGCAGGCCAG TTACTCTGACATCATCATCGAGCGTGAGATCCTGATGCAGAAGTACATCCACCTGGTCCAGATCATGGAGACCGAGAAGGTCGCAGCCAATCAGCTTCGCACTCAGCTGGAGGACCAGGACACTGAGATCGAGAGGCTCAAAGCTGAG ATTGTAGTGTTGAACAAAACCAAGGAGAGGATGCAGCCTCACCAGAGCAACCAAGAGGAGGAAGACCCAGATATAAAAAAGATCAAAAAG GTGCAAAGCTTCATGCGTGGCTGGCTGTGCCGGAGGAAGTGGAAGATCATCGTCCAGGACTACATCTGTTCCCCTCATGCTGAAAGTATGAGAAAACGCAACCAGATTGTCTTCAACATGGtggaagcagagacagaatACGTCCACCAGCTCTCCATCCTGGTGAACTGTTTCCTCAGGCCGCTCCGCATGGCCGCCAGCTCCAAGAAACCTCCCATCAGCCACGATGACGTCAGCAGCATATTCCTCAACAG tGAGACCATCATGTTTCTCCATGAGATCTTCCATCAAGGTCTTAAAGCTCGGATTGCTAATTGGCCCACGCTAGTTCTGG CCGACCTGTTTGACATCCTGCTGCCCATGCTGAACATTTACCAGGAGTTTGTGCGTAACCACCAGTACAGCCTGCAGGTTCTGGCAAACTGTAAGCAGAACAGAGACTTCGACAAACTGCTCAAACAGTACGAGTCCAACGCTGCCTGTGAGGGCCGGATGTTGGAGACGTTCCTCACGTATCCCATGTTCCAG aTTCCACGATACATCATCACTCTCCATGAgctgctggcacacacaccTCACGAGCATGTGGAGCGTAAGAGTCTGGAATTTGCCAAGTCCAAACTGGAGGAGCTGTCGAA GATGATGCACGACGAAGTGAGTGACACCGAGAACATCAGGAAGAATCTGGCCATAGAGAGGATGATCGTGGAGGGCTGCGACATCCTGCTCGACACGAGTCAGACCTTCGTCAGACAAG GCTCCCTCATCCAGCTGCCGTCCAGCAGTGAGCGCGGCATGCTCAGTAAGGTCCGCCTGGGCTCCCTCTCgctgaggaaggaaggagagcgacagtgtttcctgtttacCAAACACTTCCTCATCTGTACTCGAACATCTGGAGGAAAGCTTCACTTGCTCAAG CAAGGAGGAACGCTGTCCCTGATCGAGTGCACTCTGATTGAAGAACTCGACGCCAGCGATGAGGACT ACAACGCCGCAGGTCAGGGCTTCAACCACCTGGAGTTTAAAATAGTGGTGGAGCCTCCTGACGGTCAGTCCTTCTCCGTTGTCCTCTTGGCTCCGTCCCGCCAGGAAAAGGCTGCGTGGACCAGCGATATCAGCCAG TGCATTGATAACATCCGATGTAACGGCCTGATGACCAGCGTGTTTGAGGAGAACTCCAAAGTTTCTGTGCCACACATGATCAA GTCTGACGCTCGACTGCACAAAGACGACGTTGACATTTGCTTCAGCAAGACGCTCAACTCCTGCAAGGTCCCGCAGATCCGATACGCCAGCGTGGAGCGTCTGCTGGAGCGCCTGACAGACCTGCGGTTCCTCTCCATCGACTTCCTCAACACCTTCCTCCACACGTACAGGATCTTCACCACCGCTGCCGTGGTCATCGACAAGCTGGCTGACATCTACAAGAAGCCGTTCACCTCCATACCTGTCAG GATTGAGCAACATTCATGCGATCGTCTGTCCATCATGTCCCTCTGTCCTGACTACagtctgaagatcacacagcttGCACTGGACCAGTCCAA GTCTCTGGAGCTCTTCTTCGCCACCAACCAGGGCTCGTGGGGAACCGACCCCCTGAACAACAAATCCCCCAGGCTGTGCCGCaagttttcctctcctcctcctctctccatcccctctCGCACCTCCTCCCCTGTCCACTGCCGCAAACTCTCCCTCAGTTCCCCGATCAGTGGGAAAGCAGGAGCCCTGGACCTGtccaccaccccctcctcctctgcagccaacTCCCCCACCTCCAGCCACagtccctccatctcctcccctcctcctggcTCGACCAGGCCCCCCTCTGgcttctcctcccctccacccaccGCCACGCGCTCTCCCAGCCTCCCCCAGGCCTCCGGGGTGTCCTCGCCGCCCCCCATCTGCACCAAGGCCCCGCTGGACCTCAGCCGTGGTCCCAGCTCCCCAGAGCTGAGCCCAGCTGCAGGGGAGGACGTCAGCGGGGAGCTGCCTCGCCTCGACGCCTTCTGTGGGAAGCTGAGGCGCAGCATCCGCAGGG CTGTCCTGGAGTCAGTATCTCTGGACAAATTCATCCCTGAATCACCATCCATCAGCGAGCCGGGCGACATGTCTCCCTGCCGCTCACCTTCAACGCCGAGGCATCTCCGCTACAGGCAGACAGGAG TAACATCGGGGGAGAACTCTCGCTGCACAATGTCGCCAGCTTCAGCATTTGCGATCGCCAccgctgctgctggacacagcAGCTCCCAGG GGTTTAGTAACTCAGAGAAAGCCTGTGACAAAGAATTCATCATCCGGAGAGCTGCTACCAACAGAGTCCTCAATGTGCTCCGACACTGGGTCTCCAAGCACTCCCAG GACTTTGACATGAACGGGGAGCTGAAGATGGGCGTCATCGGACTCCTGGAGGAGGTGCTACGAGATCCAGACCTGCTGccacaggagaggaaagcaaCCACCAACATACTAAG TGCCCTTTCTCAAGAAGAACAGGATGACGCTCAGCTGAAGATAGAGGACATACTGCAGATG GCGGAGAGTCCAAAGGCCGAGTGCTTCGAGTCGCTCTCAGCCATGGAGCTGGCAGAACAGATCACGCTGCTGGATCACATTGTGTTCAGGAGTATTCCCTACGA GGAGTTCCTCGGTCAGGGCTGGATGAAGGTCGACAAGTCGGAGAGGACGCCGTACATCATGAAAACCAGCCAGCATTTCAATGAT ATGAGCAACCTGGTGGCGTCTCAGATAATGACCCACACCGACGTGGGCTCCAGGGCCAGCTCCATAGAGAAGTGGCTCGCTGTGGCCGATATCTGCCGCTGCCTCAACAACTACAACGGAGTGCTGGAGATCACCTCCGCCCTGAACCGCAGCGCCATCTACAGGCTGAAGAAGACCTGGGCCAAAGTCTGCAAACAG acGAAGGCGCTCATGGACAGGCTGCAGAAGACGGTGTCCTCAGAGGGGAGGTTCAAGAATCTCCGAGAGACACTGAAAAA ctgCAACCCTCCGTGTGTCCCGTACCTGGGCATGTACCTCACCGACCTGGCTTTCATTGAGGAGGGGACGCCCAACTTCACGGAGGAGGGCCTGGTTAACTTCTCCAAGATGAGGATG ATTTCTCATATCATCCGCGAGATTCGCCAGTTCCAGCAAGCACCTTACAGGATAGAGCACCAGCCCAAG GTGACGCAGTTCCTCCTGGATAAGACACTAGTGATGGACGAAGACACCCTCTATGAGCTCTCACTGAAGATCGAACCCCGAGTACCACCTGGTTAA
- the rasgrf2a gene encoding ras-specific guanine nucleotide-releasing factor 2 isoform X1 yields the protein MQKGVRYNEGHALYLSVVARKEGTKRGFLSKKTTENSRWTEKYFALYQNVLFYFENDQSTRPSGIYLLEGCTCERAPAPKVSAISKEPMEKQQHYFLVVFGHDGQKPLELRTEEESDCNEWVEFIQQASYSDIIIEREILMQKYIHLVQIMETEKVAANQLRTQLEDQDTEIERLKAEIVVLNKTKERMQPHQSNQEEEDPDIKKIKKVQSFMRGWLCRRKWKIIVQDYICSPHAESMRKRNQIVFNMVEAETEYVHQLSILVNCFLRPLRMAASSKKPPISHDDVSSIFLNSETIMFLHEIFHQGLKARIANWPTLVLADLFDILLPMLNIYQEFVRNHQYSLQVLANCKQNRDFDKLLKQYESNAACEGRMLETFLTYPMFQIPRYIITLHELLAHTPHEHVERKSLEFAKSKLEELSKMMHDEVSDTENIRKNLAIERMIVEGCDILLDTSQTFVRQGSLIQLPSSSERGMLSKVRLGSLSLRKEGERQCFLFTKHFLICTRTSGGKLHLLKQGGTLSLIECTLIEELDASDEDYNAAGQGFNHLEFKIVVEPPDGQSFSVVLLAPSRQEKAAWTSDISQCIDNIRCNGLMTSVFEENSKVSVPHMIKSDARLHKDDVDICFSKTLNSCKVPQIRYASVERLLERLTDLRFLSIDFLNTFLHTYRIFTTAAVVIDKLADIYKKPFTSIPVRIEQHSCDRLSIMSLCPDYSLKITQLALDQSKSLELFFATNQGSWGTDPLNNKSPRLCRKFSSPPPLSIPSRTSSPVHCRKLSLSSPISGKAGALDLSTTPSSSAANSPTSSHSPSISSPPPGSTRPPSGFSSPPPTATRSPSLPQASGVSSPPPICTKAPLDLSRGPSSPELSPAAGEDVSGELPRLDAFCGKLRRSIRRAVLESVSLDKFIPESPSISEPGDMSPCRSPSTPRHLRYRQTGVTSGENSRCTMSPASAFAIATAAAGHSSSQGFSNSEKACDKEFIIRRAATNRVLNVLRHWVSKHSQDFDMNGELKMGVIGLLEEVLRDPDLLPQERKATTNILSALSQEEQDDAQLKIEDILQMKSCPLLHFIVAESPKAECFESLSAMELAEQITLLDHIVFRSIPYEEFLGQGWMKVDKSERTPYIMKTSQHFNDMSNLVASQIMTHTDVGSRASSIEKWLAVADICRCLNNYNGVLEITSALNRSAIYRLKKTWAKVCKQTKALMDRLQKTVSSEGRFKNLRETLKNCNPPCVPYLGMYLTDLAFIEEGTPNFTEEGLVNFSKMRMISHIIREIRQFQQAPYRIEHQPKVTQFLLDKTLVMDEDTLYELSLKIEPRVPPG from the exons ATGCAGAAGGGCGTGCGGTACAATGAGGGCCACGCTCTGTATCTGTCGGTGGTTGCGCGTAAAGAGGGCACCAAGCGCGGCTTCCTGAGCAAGAAGACCACGGAGAACAGCCGCTGGACCGAGAAGTACTTCGCTCTCTACCAGAACGTGCTCTTCTACTTCGAGAACGACCAGAGCACGAGGCCCTCCGGGATATACCTGCTGGAGGGATGCACATGCGAGCGGGCACCTGCGCCCAAGGTCTCCGCCATCAGCAAGGAGCCCATGGAGAAACAGCAG cattacTTCCTGGTCGTTTTTGGCCACGATGGACAGAAACCTTTGGAGCTCCGGACGGAGGAGGAGTCGGACTGCAACGAGTGGGTGGAGTTCATCCAGCAGGCCAG TTACTCTGACATCATCATCGAGCGTGAGATCCTGATGCAGAAGTACATCCACCTGGTCCAGATCATGGAGACCGAGAAGGTCGCAGCCAATCAGCTTCGCACTCAGCTGGAGGACCAGGACACTGAGATCGAGAGGCTCAAAGCTGAG ATTGTAGTGTTGAACAAAACCAAGGAGAGGATGCAGCCTCACCAGAGCAACCAAGAGGAGGAAGACCCAGATATAAAAAAGATCAAAAAG GTGCAAAGCTTCATGCGTGGCTGGCTGTGCCGGAGGAAGTGGAAGATCATCGTCCAGGACTACATCTGTTCCCCTCATGCTGAAAGTATGAGAAAACGCAACCAGATTGTCTTCAACATGGtggaagcagagacagaatACGTCCACCAGCTCTCCATCCTGGTGAACTGTTTCCTCAGGCCGCTCCGCATGGCCGCCAGCTCCAAGAAACCTCCCATCAGCCACGATGACGTCAGCAGCATATTCCTCAACAG tGAGACCATCATGTTTCTCCATGAGATCTTCCATCAAGGTCTTAAAGCTCGGATTGCTAATTGGCCCACGCTAGTTCTGG CCGACCTGTTTGACATCCTGCTGCCCATGCTGAACATTTACCAGGAGTTTGTGCGTAACCACCAGTACAGCCTGCAGGTTCTGGCAAACTGTAAGCAGAACAGAGACTTCGACAAACTGCTCAAACAGTACGAGTCCAACGCTGCCTGTGAGGGCCGGATGTTGGAGACGTTCCTCACGTATCCCATGTTCCAG aTTCCACGATACATCATCACTCTCCATGAgctgctggcacacacaccTCACGAGCATGTGGAGCGTAAGAGTCTGGAATTTGCCAAGTCCAAACTGGAGGAGCTGTCGAA GATGATGCACGACGAAGTGAGTGACACCGAGAACATCAGGAAGAATCTGGCCATAGAGAGGATGATCGTGGAGGGCTGCGACATCCTGCTCGACACGAGTCAGACCTTCGTCAGACAAG GCTCCCTCATCCAGCTGCCGTCCAGCAGTGAGCGCGGCATGCTCAGTAAGGTCCGCCTGGGCTCCCTCTCgctgaggaaggaaggagagcgacagtgtttcctgtttacCAAACACTTCCTCATCTGTACTCGAACATCTGGAGGAAAGCTTCACTTGCTCAAG CAAGGAGGAACGCTGTCCCTGATCGAGTGCACTCTGATTGAAGAACTCGACGCCAGCGATGAGGACT ACAACGCCGCAGGTCAGGGCTTCAACCACCTGGAGTTTAAAATAGTGGTGGAGCCTCCTGACGGTCAGTCCTTCTCCGTTGTCCTCTTGGCTCCGTCCCGCCAGGAAAAGGCTGCGTGGACCAGCGATATCAGCCAG TGCATTGATAACATCCGATGTAACGGCCTGATGACCAGCGTGTTTGAGGAGAACTCCAAAGTTTCTGTGCCACACATGATCAA GTCTGACGCTCGACTGCACAAAGACGACGTTGACATTTGCTTCAGCAAGACGCTCAACTCCTGCAAGGTCCCGCAGATCCGATACGCCAGCGTGGAGCGTCTGCTGGAGCGCCTGACAGACCTGCGGTTCCTCTCCATCGACTTCCTCAACACCTTCCTCCACACGTACAGGATCTTCACCACCGCTGCCGTGGTCATCGACAAGCTGGCTGACATCTACAAGAAGCCGTTCACCTCCATACCTGTCAG GATTGAGCAACATTCATGCGATCGTCTGTCCATCATGTCCCTCTGTCCTGACTACagtctgaagatcacacagcttGCACTGGACCAGTCCAA GTCTCTGGAGCTCTTCTTCGCCACCAACCAGGGCTCGTGGGGAACCGACCCCCTGAACAACAAATCCCCCAGGCTGTGCCGCaagttttcctctcctcctcctctctccatcccctctCGCACCTCCTCCCCTGTCCACTGCCGCAAACTCTCCCTCAGTTCCCCGATCAGTGGGAAAGCAGGAGCCCTGGACCTGtccaccaccccctcctcctctgcagccaacTCCCCCACCTCCAGCCACagtccctccatctcctcccctcctcctggcTCGACCAGGCCCCCCTCTGgcttctcctcccctccacccaccGCCACGCGCTCTCCCAGCCTCCCCCAGGCCTCCGGGGTGTCCTCGCCGCCCCCCATCTGCACCAAGGCCCCGCTGGACCTCAGCCGTGGTCCCAGCTCCCCAGAGCTGAGCCCAGCTGCAGGGGAGGACGTCAGCGGGGAGCTGCCTCGCCTCGACGCCTTCTGTGGGAAGCTGAGGCGCAGCATCCGCAGGG CTGTCCTGGAGTCAGTATCTCTGGACAAATTCATCCCTGAATCACCATCCATCAGCGAGCCGGGCGACATGTCTCCCTGCCGCTCACCTTCAACGCCGAGGCATCTCCGCTACAGGCAGACAGGAG TAACATCGGGGGAGAACTCTCGCTGCACAATGTCGCCAGCTTCAGCATTTGCGATCGCCAccgctgctgctggacacagcAGCTCCCAGG GGTTTAGTAACTCAGAGAAAGCCTGTGACAAAGAATTCATCATCCGGAGAGCTGCTACCAACAGAGTCCTCAATGTGCTCCGACACTGGGTCTCCAAGCACTCCCAG GACTTTGACATGAACGGGGAGCTGAAGATGGGCGTCATCGGACTCCTGGAGGAGGTGCTACGAGATCCAGACCTGCTGccacaggagaggaaagcaaCCACCAACATACTAAG TGCCCTTTCTCAAGAAGAACAGGATGACGCTCAGCTGAAGATAGAGGACATACTGCAGATG AAAAGCTGTCCCCTGCTGCACTTCATCGTG GCGGAGAGTCCAAAGGCCGAGTGCTTCGAGTCGCTCTCAGCCATGGAGCTGGCAGAACAGATCACGCTGCTGGATCACATTGTGTTCAGGAGTATTCCCTACGA GGAGTTCCTCGGTCAGGGCTGGATGAAGGTCGACAAGTCGGAGAGGACGCCGTACATCATGAAAACCAGCCAGCATTTCAATGAT ATGAGCAACCTGGTGGCGTCTCAGATAATGACCCACACCGACGTGGGCTCCAGGGCCAGCTCCATAGAGAAGTGGCTCGCTGTGGCCGATATCTGCCGCTGCCTCAACAACTACAACGGAGTGCTGGAGATCACCTCCGCCCTGAACCGCAGCGCCATCTACAGGCTGAAGAAGACCTGGGCCAAAGTCTGCAAACAG acGAAGGCGCTCATGGACAGGCTGCAGAAGACGGTGTCCTCAGAGGGGAGGTTCAAGAATCTCCGAGAGACACTGAAAAA ctgCAACCCTCCGTGTGTCCCGTACCTGGGCATGTACCTCACCGACCTGGCTTTCATTGAGGAGGGGACGCCCAACTTCACGGAGGAGGGCCTGGTTAACTTCTCCAAGATGAGGATG ATTTCTCATATCATCCGCGAGATTCGCCAGTTCCAGCAAGCACCTTACAGGATAGAGCACCAGCCCAAG GTGACGCAGTTCCTCCTGGATAAGACACTAGTGATGGACGAAGACACCCTCTATGAGCTCTCACTGAAGATCGAACCCCGAGTACCACCTGGTTAA